One genomic segment of [Phormidium] sp. ETS-05 includes these proteins:
- a CDS encoding MFS transporter: MRVFLLVWFGQLISLIGSGLTNFTLGVWVYQRTGSVTQFSLILLFGLLPSIVVSPLAGAMVDRWNRRWCMILSDSGAGVTTVAVALLLVAGNLQLWHIYLAVGLDSVFKAFQLPAYTASTSLLVPKEQLPRANGMVQSAQACAQLFSPLLGGVLLGVIQLQGVMLVDFATFLFALITLLLVRFPDAKTDAIPKERKTSLWQEAIEGSTYIFVRPGLLALLIVFAINNFVLGMIEVLFTPLVLSFTSITVLGTIQSIGGAGMLLGSVVMSVWGGPPTLIRGVFGFAFLNQLCILALGLRTSATLFALAFFLFFFSLPFINGYSNAIFLKKVTPDIQGRVFATINMICLSCIPLAYVVAGPLADRIFEPLMAADGLLAGSIGQIIGVGPGRGIGLLFITMEIIAILVTFSIYRYPRLRFVEEELPDVI, translated from the coding sequence ATGCGCGTTTTCCTTCTGGTCTGGTTTGGACAACTGATATCTCTAATTGGGTCGGGTTTAACTAATTTCACATTGGGAGTCTGGGTGTACCAGCGCACGGGGTCAGTCACCCAATTTTCGCTAATTTTGCTATTTGGTCTGCTACCCAGTATCGTAGTTTCCCCGCTCGCTGGTGCAATGGTTGACCGCTGGAATCGCCGATGGTGCATGATTCTATCGGACTCGGGCGCTGGTGTAACCACAGTGGCAGTAGCCCTATTACTCGTTGCTGGCAACCTTCAGCTTTGGCACATCTATCTTGCGGTTGGCCTTGATTCCGTCTTCAAAGCCTTTCAATTACCTGCCTACACTGCTTCCACCTCTTTATTAGTACCGAAAGAACAGTTACCTCGCGCCAACGGGATGGTTCAGTCAGCACAAGCCTGCGCCCAACTATTCTCGCCCCTGCTGGGAGGAGTCTTGCTTGGAGTTATCCAGCTTCAAGGTGTAATGTTAGTTGATTTTGCTACTTTCCTATTTGCTCTCATCACGTTATTGCTGGTTCGCTTTCCTGATGCTAAGACTGATGCCATTCCAAAAGAGAGGAAAACTTCTCTCTGGCAAGAGGCAATAGAAGGCTCGACTTATATTTTTGTTCGCCCTGGACTTTTAGCCCTGCTCATTGTATTCGCCATCAATAATTTTGTTTTGGGAATGATTGAAGTTTTATTTACACCGCTGGTACTATCATTCACATCTATCACCGTCCTTGGAACCATTCAATCTATTGGCGGTGCGGGGATGCTTCTGGGTAGTGTAGTAATGAGCGTGTGGGGAGGCCCTCCAACTTTAATTCGCGGTGTATTTGGTTTTGCGTTTCTCAATCAACTGTGCATTTTAGCATTGGGATTACGCACTTCTGCTACCCTGTTTGCTTTAGCTTTCTTCTTATTTTTCTTCAGCTTGCCTTTCATTAATGGCTATAGCAATGCCATCTTCCTCAAAAAAGTTACTCCCGATATCCAAGGCCGAGTTTTCGCCACAATCAACATGATTTGTTTATCATGTATTCCTCTCGCTTATGTTGTAGCCGGCCCTCTAGCCGATCGCATCTTTGAACCTCTCATGGCGGCTGACGGGTTACTAGCAGGAAGCATCGGACAAATCATTGGCGTGGGGCCAGGTCGCGGCATTGGCCTCCTATTTATTACGATGGAAATTATCGCCATATTGGTGACATTTTCCATCTACCGCTATCCTCGCTTGCGGTTTGTGGAAGAGGAATTGCCCGATGTGATTTAA
- a CDS encoding 2-isopropylmalate synthase: MQRLPLIISDETLRDGEQQAGLFFPYETKKTLAQLISQAGIHHIAIMPAVHETEEHLLKTLVAEGLDSIMTASTMLGKEFIDRAKACGIKQIILFYAVSDRLLLLRDAEARNFTAPPEDALVRRVRQNMINQVLENLHYATSAEVGLKVEFAAEDASRADFNFLVQCIREFQPYIEHFILCDTMGVLTPEKTYVWIRDLLELTQNAPLGVHFHNDLGMALENTIQAVLGGASMISGTFRGIGERAGNIPLEQVLNGLKWRFGIEVEGINYEALSQVTDYLDSLGVRPAPPYSKAALRHESGIHVNGFLRDPESYHIFPHADPEIWFGKCSGSSNFQYLFEKQLNQPLTPEQYNQMRDQIKSLSIQEQRCFSPQEIVNLFEGGFFNG; this comes from the coding sequence ATGCAAAGACTTCCGTTAATCATTTCTGACGAAACCCTCCGGGATGGCGAACAGCAAGCGGGGCTTTTCTTTCCTTATGAAACAAAAAAAACCTTAGCCCAACTCATCAGTCAAGCTGGAATCCACCACATAGCTATAATGCCAGCCGTTCACGAAACCGAGGAACATTTACTCAAAACCTTGGTAGCAGAAGGCTTAGACAGCATAATGACGGCTTCCACAATGCTGGGCAAAGAATTTATAGATCGAGCTAAAGCCTGCGGAATAAAGCAAATCATTCTCTTCTATGCCGTTTCAGATCGCCTTTTACTGTTAAGAGATGCAGAAGCCCGCAATTTTACAGCGCCCCCAGAAGATGCACTTGTCCGCCGCGTCCGTCAAAATATGATTAATCAAGTTTTGGAAAATCTGCACTATGCTACCAGTGCGGAAGTTGGTTTAAAAGTAGAGTTTGCTGCCGAAGATGCTAGCCGCGCTGATTTTAACTTTTTAGTGCAGTGCATTCGCGAATTTCAACCCTACATCGAACACTTTATCCTTTGCGACACAATGGGTGTCCTTACTCCAGAGAAAACTTATGTATGGATTCGCGACCTGTTAGAATTAACCCAGAATGCACCATTAGGAGTGCATTTTCACAATGACTTAGGCATGGCGTTGGAAAATACTATTCAAGCCGTCTTAGGTGGAGCTTCAATGATTTCAGGCACATTCCGAGGCATTGGCGAACGGGCAGGTAATATTCCCCTAGAGCAAGTCTTAAATGGACTTAAGTGGCGCTTTGGGATAGAAGTAGAAGGCATTAATTATGAAGCTCTCTCCCAAGTTACAGATTACCTAGATTCACTAGGAGTTCGTCCCGCTCCCCCTTACTCCAAAGCAGCCCTTCGTCATGAAAGCGGCATTCACGTTAACGGCTTCTTACGCGACCCAGAGAGCTACCATATTTTCCCTCACGCCGACCCAGAAATCTGGTTTGGCAAATGCAGCGGTTCTAGCAACTTTCAGTACCTATTTGAGAAGCAACTCAACCAACCGCTCACTCCTGAACAATACAATCAAATGCGAGACCAAATCAAATCCTTATCCATTCAAGAGCAGCGGTGCTTTTCTCCACAAGAGATTGTCAATTTATTCGAGGGAGGATTTTTCAATGGCTAA
- the leuB gene encoding 3-isopropylmalate dehydrogenase, producing MAKAYRVVALPGEGIGPEVVDASVKILQHLAKLEGFSLIIDYALIGQPAFNEFGNFFPTQTAQLCEGADGILFGAVTKGGILELRQHFDFFINLRPVRPFKILLDKSSLQPHKIQGLDILFVRELISGIYFGPSGRTEDENGAYGYHTMKYYDWQIRRIAKVALCKAQERRGFLTVAHKENALPQIPWSRLVQEDAEQFPDVTVEPMLVDNLAMQLVRDPKRFDVILAGNLFGDILSDIGGALVGSIGLLPSASLNEHGFGLYEAIHGTAPDIAGKGIANPLGTIGAVILMLQQWGEIHAATSLLQAIERVLAQGYRTADLAPQGQEILANAETLTELIVKQLSEQALVNKK from the coding sequence ATGGCTAAAGCGTATCGCGTAGTAGCACTTCCTGGCGAAGGCATTGGGCCAGAAGTGGTAGACGCTTCGGTAAAAATCCTCCAGCATTTAGCCAAATTAGAAGGATTTTCTCTAATTATTGATTATGCCTTAATTGGACAGCCCGCCTTCAATGAATTTGGAAACTTTTTTCCCACTCAAACCGCGCAATTATGCGAAGGGGCTGACGGAATTTTGTTTGGAGCCGTTACGAAAGGCGGTATTCTCGAACTGCGCCAGCACTTCGATTTTTTTATCAACCTTCGCCCCGTGCGTCCGTTTAAAATTTTATTGGATAAATCCAGTCTTCAGCCCCATAAAATTCAAGGATTGGATATATTATTTGTTCGAGAACTAATCAGTGGTATCTATTTTGGTCCATCCGGACGAACAGAAGACGAGAATGGCGCTTATGGCTATCATACAATGAAATACTATGACTGGCAAATTCGTCGTATTGCTAAAGTAGCTCTATGCAAAGCTCAAGAACGCCGAGGCTTTCTGACCGTCGCCCATAAAGAAAATGCTCTTCCACAAATCCCTTGGAGCCGTTTAGTGCAGGAGGATGCCGAACAGTTTCCTGATGTTACAGTAGAGCCAATGCTAGTAGATAATTTAGCCATGCAACTCGTCCGAGACCCTAAGAGATTTGATGTGATTCTAGCAGGAAATCTCTTTGGAGATATCCTCAGCGATATCGGAGGGGCATTAGTCGGTTCCATTGGGCTATTGCCCTCTGCTAGTCTGAACGAGCATGGGTTTGGTCTGTATGAAGCCATACATGGTACAGCACCCGATATTGCCGGTAAGGGTATTGCAAATCCTTTAGGAACGATTGGCGCAGTTATCTTAATGCTCCAGCAGTGGGGTGAAATTCATGCGGCTACCAGCCTACTTCAAGCCATAGAAAGAGTGTTAGCCCAAGGCTACCGCACGGCAGATTTAGCCCCCCAGGGTCAAGAAATTTTAGCCAATGCGGAAACCTTAACCGAGCTAATTGTCAAACAACTTTCTGAACAAGCTTTAGTCAATAAAAAATAG
- a CDS encoding aconitase/3-isopropylmalate dehydratase large subunit family protein — protein sequence MESNAKVLIIGDDINTDDIIPAKRCTTADPEYLKQYAFEHLIGEGTLLGYEQIKAGRNFGCGSSRENAPIAIKAAGIKKVCAQSFAEIFYRNSINIGLPLEILSQSVNNPVIEAIVRAGGLIPFNQKRQKGEISVPESLTPPRAMTMAEKLLARASSNAYVQPGETVFVKVDLAMSHDAVAAPVAEVFYQNFGEAAKVWDAKRVVLVADHFIQVNEVRVDPKATSLYSKMVEFADSQGCHLLDVVSPGEAAGICHVLLPEKGFIHPGMIVAGTDSHTCTSGAFGCFSTGVGTTDMANIFAMGDMWVRVPPTLLFKLEGTLPKYITAKDIILFILGKIGCDGAAGKVMEFRGSIIDKMPMEERMTLSNMAIECGAMCGLIAPDETTRQYVQNSGQDLFEEIGGDPDASYEEIYQFDLSDLEPQVARPPKPDCVIGISQLGEIPITKAFIGSCTGGKLFDLAQAAEVLENRRIAPGVSLFIVPASFEVRQKAEKLGYMQIFEAAGATVLKSGCGACINAGLGILGKEETGVYATNRNFKGRSGDPTAKNYLASPRVVAISAVEGKISDRLSNVGVG from the coding sequence ATGGAAAGCAATGCAAAAGTCTTAATAATTGGCGATGATATCAACACAGATGATATTATTCCCGCGAAACGATGTACTACTGCCGACCCTGAGTATTTAAAGCAGTATGCTTTTGAACATCTCATTGGAGAAGGCACTCTTTTAGGCTATGAACAAATTAAAGCTGGACGCAATTTCGGCTGTGGATCTAGTCGGGAAAATGCGCCCATTGCCATCAAAGCTGCTGGCATTAAAAAAGTCTGCGCCCAGTCTTTTGCCGAAATATTTTACCGCAATAGTATCAATATTGGTCTGCCTTTAGAGATTCTCTCTCAGTCCGTGAACAATCCAGTTATCGAAGCAATTGTGAGGGCAGGCGGCTTAATTCCGTTTAACCAGAAGCGGCAGAAAGGTGAAATTTCCGTACCCGAAAGTTTAACTCCTCCTAGAGCAATGACTATGGCAGAAAAACTTTTGGCACGCGCCTCTAGTAATGCTTACGTTCAGCCTGGAGAGACGGTGTTTGTTAAAGTCGATTTAGCCATGTCTCACGATGCCGTAGCCGCACCCGTTGCTGAAGTATTTTACCAGAATTTTGGAGAAGCAGCAAAAGTTTGGGATGCCAAGCGCGTTGTTTTAGTAGCCGATCACTTTATCCAAGTCAACGAGGTGCGAGTAGACCCCAAAGCCACTTCACTATACTCAAAGATGGTGGAGTTCGCTGATTCGCAAGGTTGCCATCTCTTGGATGTGGTGTCCCCCGGAGAAGCTGCGGGGATTTGTCACGTTTTACTACCAGAAAAGGGCTTTATTCATCCAGGTATGATTGTGGCGGGGACAGACTCCCACACTTGCACTTCCGGTGCTTTTGGATGTTTTTCCACTGGAGTGGGAACGACGGATATGGCAAATATTTTTGCAATGGGGGATATGTGGGTGCGGGTTCCTCCCACTCTACTTTTTAAACTGGAAGGAACTTTGCCCAAATATATTACTGCCAAAGACATCATTCTGTTTATTCTCGGCAAAATTGGCTGTGACGGCGCTGCCGGGAAAGTTATGGAATTTCGAGGCAGTATTATCGATAAAATGCCAATGGAAGAGCGCATGACACTCTCGAATATGGCGATTGAGTGTGGTGCGATGTGTGGGTTAATTGCTCCTGATGAAACCACTCGCCAATATGTGCAAAACTCCGGTCAGGATTTATTTGAAGAAATTGGCGGCGACCCCGATGCCTCTTATGAAGAAATCTATCAGTTTGATTTGAGCGATTTAGAACCGCAGGTCGCTCGTCCTCCCAAACCCGATTGCGTAATTGGTATTAGTCAGTTAGGAGAAATTCCGATAACTAAAGCTTTTATTGGTTCTTGCACTGGGGGGAAACTGTTCGATCTCGCTCAAGCTGCGGAAGTGCTTGAAAACCGCCGCATAGCTCCGGGTGTTAGCCTTTTTATCGTGCCCGCTTCTTTTGAGGTGCGCCAAAAGGCTGAGAAGTTAGGATATATGCAGATATTTGAAGCAGCGGGAGCCACCGTTCTCAAATCAGGCTGCGGGGCTTGTATTAATGCCGGACTTGGGATACTCGGTAAAGAAGAGACAGGGGTCTATGCAACCAACCGCAATTTCAAGGGACGAAGTGGCGATCCTACGGCAAAGAACTATTTGGCGTCCCCCCGCGTGGTAGCTATTTCGGCAGTTGAGGGAAAAATTAGCGATCGCTTAAGCAATGTAGGCGTTGGATAG
- a CDS encoding DNA/RNA non-specific endonuclease, producing the protein MRAHLLARVLGGSGTEPRNLVPLYHTRNNIPMYRDVERPILEYVEKGNIVNYEAYTVHLGPAYPDPLSLLPTMICIRATDFYDGHSILSSNPIIFDTGF; encoded by the coding sequence GTGAGAGCCCATTTACTGGCAAGGGTTTTAGGAGGCTCAGGGACAGAACCAAGAAATTTAGTGCCACTTTATCATACAAGAAATAACATACCAATGTACCGAGATGTAGAGAGACCGATTCTAGAATATGTGGAAAAAGGAAATATAGTAAATTATGAAGCATATACAGTCCATCTTGGACCAGCGTATCCGGATCCGTTGTCTCTACTACCAACAATGATTTGCATTAGAGCCACGGATTTTTACGACGGACACTCTATTCTTAGTTCCAACCCGATTATCTTTGACACTGGATTTTAA
- a CDS encoding DUF4157 domain-containing protein — MTKEFISRKTAGNFQKPTSQFAPRPFATPQQKSAKAEYSTPPNIQCSPESSDRLSRIAITQPEPFTPQLKVQRAEQVVANDNPGEEAEKIQRSSNGNNRFEKISIQPPEPPSTPRFPIQAKLTVGAAGDKYEQEPDYVARQVVNRIHAPQVNLNSSESNPVQRKISIQAFGGEGGDVSSEWESELNRARGGGQPLSLSLREPMEREFGADFSGVRVHTGAQADGLAKTIQAKAFTTGQDVFFRQGAYEPGSRGGQELIAHELTHVVQQGRRIQQDMNKEGKEVTANKQSATIQRVDTRSGRKRHSYRTRLNQGPVQPGTRRYGRSTTRINNLSQIININLAENLPQLLQTTVMPDGTNVKSTNGYVRYNAIANGRRDGVSATITKAMLRT; from the coding sequence ATGACCAAAGAGTTTATCTCAAGGAAGACGGCGGGAAATTTCCAGAAACCCACTAGCCAATTTGCCCCACGTCCGTTTGCCACACCTCAACAAAAGTCAGCGAAGGCTGAATATTCAACGCCACCGAACATTCAATGCTCGCCTGAAAGCAGCGATCGTTTATCACGAATTGCCATCACGCAACCCGAACCCTTTACGCCGCAGTTAAAGGTGCAACGTGCAGAGCAAGTTGTGGCAAACGACAACCCTGGGGAAGAAGCGGAGAAAATCCAACGGTCAAGCAATGGCAACAATAGGTTTGAAAAAATTTCCATCCAACCACCAGAACCACCTTCTACACCAAGGTTTCCTATCCAAGCAAAACTGACAGTCGGGGCAGCGGGGGATAAGTACGAGCAGGAACCTGACTATGTGGCGCGTCAAGTGGTGAATCGAATTCATGCACCCCAGGTCAATCTCAACAGTAGTGAATCCAATCCCGTACAACGGAAAATCTCCATTCAGGCATTTGGCGGGGAAGGTGGAGACGTTTCCAGCGAATGGGAAAGCGAATTAAACCGAGCCAGAGGTGGAGGACAGCCATTGTCGCTATCCCTAAGAGAGCCAATGGAAAGGGAGTTTGGTGCAGATTTTAGCGGCGTGCGCGTGCATACGGGGGCGCAGGCGGATGGGTTGGCGAAGACCATTCAGGCGAAGGCGTTTACTACTGGGCAGGATGTGTTCTTTCGGCAGGGAGCGTATGAGCCAGGGAGTCGTGGGGGGCAGGAGTTGATTGCCCATGAGTTAACCCATGTGGTGCAACAGGGTCGCAGGATACAGCAGGATATGAACAAAGAGGGAAAAGAAGTAACAGCAAATAAACAGTCAGCAACCATCCAAAGGGTTGATACCAGAAGTGGAAGAAAGAGACACAGCTATAGAACACGCCTAAATCAAGGTCCAGTGCAACCAGGAACTAGGAGATATGGAAGAAGTACCACAAGAATTAATAACCTATCTCAAATAATAAATATAAACCTAGCAGAAAATTTACCCCAACTTCTACAAACCACTGTGATGCCAGACGGAACTAATGTGAAAAGTACAAATGGATATGTCAGGTACAATGCGATTGCAAATGGAAGGAGAGACGGAGTGAGTGCGACTATAACGAAAGCAATGTTAAGAACGTGA
- a CDS encoding PIN domain-containing protein produces the protein MKIYSALKGVSQIYLDTAPVIYYVQGVTPFFPVVDALFQEIEKGKLRAISSPVTLAECMVLPLRLGDSALQQNFLDLLSNTQGITLANIDVAVGRLAADIEARYRLKLPDALPIATALVAGCEAFLTNDVQLSPVTELKIILVSELEV, from the coding sequence ATGAAGATTTATTCGGCGCTAAAGGGGGTATCCCAAATTTATCTCGATACGGCCCCGGTGATTTATTATGTGCAGGGAGTAACTCCGTTTTTTCCTGTAGTAGATGCCTTATTTCAAGAAATTGAAAAGGGTAAGTTGCGGGCGATATCATCTCCAGTGACTTTAGCAGAATGTATGGTACTACCGCTCCGACTTGGTGATAGTGCTTTACAACAAAATTTTTTAGATTTGCTCAGTAATACCCAAGGGATAACCTTGGCTAATATTGATGTGGCAGTTGGGCGACTGGCGGCGGATATCGAGGCACGATACCGATTGAAATTACCCGATGCCTTGCCAATTGCTACTGCTTTGGTAGCTGGTTGTGAGGCGTTTTTAACTAATGATGTGCAACTTAGTCCGGTGACAGAATTGAAAATTATCCTGGTGAGTGAATTAGAGGTTTAA
- a CDS encoding type II toxin-antitoxin system death-on-curing family toxin — MLTPNFITRDDVLSIHADQIESFGGTLGLRDEGLLDSALAQPKASFAGDLLHKTIAEQAAAYLDHLAMNHPFIDGNKRTAFAVMDVFLRVNGYRLAVTDDDAYMLVLRVVRKELDKVGLVDELVKVVQRI; from the coding sequence TTGCTAACTCCTAATTTTATTACTCGCGATGATGTGTTATCGATTCATGCTGACCAAATTGAGAGTTTTGGCGGCACCCTTGGACTACGGGACGAGGGGCTATTAGACTCGGCTTTAGCACAACCTAAAGCCAGCTTTGCTGGGGATTTGCTGCATAAAACGATCGCAGAACAAGCAGCGGCTTATCTTGATCATCTGGCGATGAATCATCCGTTTATTGATGGTAATAAACGCACGGCTTTTGCAGTCATGGATGTTTTTTTGCGGGTAAATGGTTACAGGTTGGCGGTTACAGATGATGATGCTTATATGCTGGTGCTGCGGGTAGTGCGGAAAGAGTTAGACAAGGTTGGTTTGGTGGATGAGTTAGTTAAGGTTGTGCAACGAATATAA
- a CDS encoding DUF2281 domain-containing protein, with protein MSPLLAQVLREIEQLNPEEQLEVISHTTKLVKRQISGNSVWQAYLESKQERQEVYRRLANS; from the coding sequence ATGAGTCCGTTATTAGCCCAAGTTTTACGGGAAATTGAGCAACTAAACCCAGAGGAACAATTGGAGGTAATTAGCCATACAACGAAGCTGGTAAAACGCCAGATTTCTGGCAATTCAGTCTGGCAGGCTTATTTAGAATCCAAACAGGAGCGTCAGGAGGTTTATCGTCGCCTTGCTAACTCCTAA
- a CDS encoding type II toxin-antitoxin system VapC family toxin, with the protein MSFLIDTNILLRSADPTHPMHADAINATTSLRSQGHQLCIIPQNLIEFWNVYTRPADKNGLGHTPGEAATEVNRLKGLFLLLPDTVAIYAEWERLVLTYGVRGVNVHDARLVAAMLVHGVTHILTFNTKDFARYGELTAVHPMDMRS; encoded by the coding sequence ATGTCATTTTTGATTGATACTAATATTCTGTTGCGGAGTGCGGACCCCACCCATCCCATGCACGCCGATGCCATTAATGCCACCACCAGTTTACGCAGTCAAGGGCATCAGCTTTGCATCATTCCCCAAAATTTAATCGAGTTTTGGAATGTTTACACCCGCCCTGCAGATAAAAATGGTTTAGGGCATACCCCAGGGGAAGCCGCTACCGAAGTGAATCGGTTAAAAGGGCTTTTTTTGCTGTTACCGGATACTGTAGCCATTTATGCTGAGTGGGAACGGTTGGTGCTGACTTATGGGGTGCGGGGAGTTAATGTCCATGATGCGAGGTTGGTGGCGGCGATGCTGGTGCATGGGGTGACTCATATCTTGACTTTTAATACAAAGGATTTTGCCCGGTATGGGGAACTGACGGCAGTGCATCCGATGGATATGCGATCGTAA
- a CDS encoding putative toxin-antitoxin system toxin component, PIN family has product MLKVVIDTSVFMAALLRPTSNSSPRHIFRLWREGGFSLVMAPPLLEELVTRLMRLGVSPGDIEDLLVDIRAIALHIPGAYQATRLDEIDPDDNKFLAAAYEAKADYLVSLDNHLLSLKYYHGTQIVTPALFLRSLQENL; this is encoded by the coding sequence ATGCTTAAAGTTGTGATTGATACTTCTGTATTTATGGCGGCGCTGCTTCGTCCCACCAGTAACAGTAGTCCGCGCCACATTTTCAGGTTGTGGCGTGAGGGAGGTTTTAGTTTGGTTATGGCTCCACCTTTACTTGAGGAGCTGGTGACTAGGCTGATGAGGCTGGGAGTCTCTCCAGGGGATATCGAAGATTTACTGGTGGATATCCGAGCGATCGCTCTCCATATTCCAGGGGCATATCAAGCCACTCGCCTTGATGAAATTGACCCGGACGATAATAAGTTTTTAGCAGCAGCTTATGAGGCGAAGGCAGATTATTTGGTGTCACTGGATAATCATTTACTGTCGCTGAAATACTACCACGGTACTCAAATTGTGACTCCAGCTTTGTTTCTGCGGTCTTTACAGGAGAATTTATGA
- a CDS encoding helix-turn-helix transcriptional regulator, whose amino-acid sequence MKVITKLAELKANCGDITNEEIAEVTGIDERELTELEKGEARAIELATLAKLCAFFQCYPNDLLAIEREAVELFAPQPPSAEELSKAAEIIKKGFALAEAMPPRPAEEIWKSFETTVERIAAQIEQSESCGNGTNFDA is encoded by the coding sequence ATGAAAGTCATAACTAAACTTGCTGAATTAAAAGCTAATTGTGGCGATATTACTAACGAAGAAATTGCCGAAGTTACGGGGATTGATGAACGAGAACTGACGGAATTAGAGAAGGGAGAGGCGCGGGCTATAGAATTGGCAACATTGGCCAAACTCTGCGCTTTTTTCCAATGTTACCCTAACGATTTGCTCGCCATAGAACGGGAAGCAGTGGAATTATTCGCTCCCCAGCCTCCAAGTGCAGAGGAACTCAGCAAGGCTGCCGAGATAATTAAGAAAGGATTTGCCCTGGCTGAGGCAATGCCACCCCGTCCGGCTGAAGAAATCTGGAAAAGTTTTGAAACGACTGTCGAGCGCATCGCGGCTCAGATTGAACAGTCAGAATCTTGTGGAAATGGGACGAATTTTGATGCTTAA